A single region of the Leishmania panamensis strain MHOM/PA/94/PSC-1 chromosome 23 sequence genome encodes:
- a CDS encoding RNA-binding protein, putative (TriTrypDB/GeneDB-style sysID: LpmP.23.0880) codes for MNTSPMSDTCQNNNSAKDFSLSFGSHTSGSQSESGISQRLDGTHNFATSSLLSLEGMPTTGVVAGQRSQPPDASLATTAGGAEPKVTSQALPKKGSRGAARAAFANADGPLARGQTATPPAESAKPKNQNVRRNVYISGVPPTYRSEDFRQLCQQFGRVEAAKLCVDNRNAPTKAYGFALYYSEESAASCIRGLNGSFLQGRCVQARLADSHATPQPLGDAGAAINTTLPPPSMQRDRRENNNRSRRSGASRRDSQGRRAACNNPIPSPSLHNNGMPLQMPFSPMGMAAAMPNGGAIPMPMAQYFPLMATAGGAVPTTTALTTSPVDGHMAVNTSPAAGFFTVTQAGCSPCTDRGFCPASTPLPGSLTPGGGATNGAQHGGTPAAMPTLSPGSMGLSPPLGSLHSSDSCSSLASVKATTKVNTNGGTRDAVSNNVNPQPVVTPFTFPFPNMAPMMQAGPAQMMVAATAVNGANPTEWMTPPAATTTLVYYPLPTGGYGAFPATAAAANGVSVYPRPSSPSGLPATTAASNPVASGAVPLAYFPIGALPMNSTATGMPALAPYLPSAPISVSNGGAEGFSAVPPNVIMMENGMGLQLQMLH; via the coding sequence ATGAACACCTCACCCATGTCTGACACGTGCCAGAACAACAACTCGGCTAAagacttctctctttcgtttggTTCGCACACCAGCGGATCACAGAGCGAGTCGGGCATTTCGCAGCGGCTGGACGGTACGCACAACTTCGCGACGTCGTCACTCCTGTCGCTTGAGGGAATGCCAACTACCGGTGTGGTGGCGGGCCAGAGATCTCAGCCTCCTGATGCCTCactcgccaccaccgctggcggtgcCGAGCCGAAGGTGACGTCGCAGGCGCTCCCAAAGAAGGGCAGCAGGGGTGCTGCCCGTGCCGCGTTTGCAAACGCCGATGGCCCTCTTGCCAGAGGGCAGACGGCGACACCGCCGGCAGAGTCAGCCAAGCCAAAGAATCAGAATGTCCGCCGAAACGTGTACATCTCCGGTGTGCCGCCAACCTACCGCTCAGAGGATTTTCGGCAGCTGTGCCAGCAGTTTGGTCGCGTAGAGGCAGCAAAGCTGTGCGTGGACAACCGCAATGCCCCGACGAAGGCCTATGGATTCGCCCTGTACTACAGTGAGGAGAGTGCGGCAAGCTGCATCCGTGGGCTCAACGGCAGTTTTTTGCAAGGTCGCTGTGTGCAGGCGCGCCTCGCCGACTCGCACGCCACTCCACAGCCCCTTGGGGAtgctggcgccgccatcAACACGACGCTGCCACCCCCCTCGATGCAGCGCGACCGGCGTGAGAACAATAATCGCAGCCGTCGCAGTGGTGCTTCTCGTCGCGACTCGCAGGGCCGTCGTGCTGCATGCAACAACCCCATCCCCAGCCCGTCTCTTCACAACAACGGCATGCCGCTCCAGATGCCCTTCAGCCCAATGGGGATGGCTGCCGCTATGCCGAACGGCGGCGCGATACCGATGCCGATGGCGCAGTACTTTCCTTTGATGGCtactgcaggcggcgctgtcccgaccaccaccgcactCACGACCTCTCCCGTGGATGGGCACATGGCTGTCAACACCTCGCCGGCGGCGGGTTTCTTCACGGTGACCCAGGCGGGCTGCAGCCCGTGCACGGACCGCGGCTTCTGCCCTGCCAGCACGCCTTTGCCCGGTTCTCTCACCCCTGGCGGAGGCGCTACCAATGGCGCCCAACACGGAGGCACGCCCGCTGCCATGCCGACGCTGTCCCCGGGATCCATGGGGCTCAGCCCCCCGCTGGGCTCTCTTCACTCATCCGACAGCTGTTCGTCCCTGGCATCGGTGAAAGCGACGACGAAGGTGAACACGAATGGCGGAACGCGGGATGCGGTGAGCAACAACGTTAATCCTCAACCTGTCGTGACCCCCTTCACCTTTCCCTTTCCGAATATGGCACCAATGATGCAGGCCGGGCCTGCGCAAATGATGGtcgcggcgacggcagtgaACGGTGCGAACCCGACCGAGTGGATgacgccgccggcggcgacaACCACTCTCGTTTACTATCCGTTGCCCACCGGCGGGTACGGCGCCTTtcccgccaccgcggcggctgcgaaTGGTGTGAGTGTGTACCCTAGGCCGTCATCACCGTCGGGGCTGCCGGCAACGACGGCCGCTTCCAACCCTGTGGCCAGTGGAGCGGTCCCGCTTGCGTACTTTCCCATAGGCGCGCTGCCGATGAACAGCACGGCGACAGGAATGCCGGCGCTTGCGCCCTACTTGCCGTCTGCCCCCATCAGCGTCAGCAACGGTGGGGCCGAGGGCTTTagtgcagtgccgccgaATGTCATCATGATGGAGAACGGGATGGGCTTGCAGCTCCAGATGCTGCACTGA
- a CDS encoding hypothetical protein (TriTrypDB/GeneDB-style sysID: LpmP.23.0890): MRSAPCARLATVYGGLLHSSRLLLQQGSRHKIVIPPLSTLGGDSAGSSTTSFSSSLSPYAREYEQHRRVSSAVAPFLPAESAAELQRAQQLDAFREGNEAVVEKLWRDSKSHLRKQQKLVEEYGVDGAVRETLQPSTTSFREHLRQRPLDRAILQEIYLGLHGRRIERKLKRGVSWEHWITKGDGTAPVFDTSSKAQQTFAFGGNIQQARCATHPQHFPVLLSHAAVSATSSATGGPGKRRYNTKQRQKQLQHQHPPQKSVPRLHPRHSLLPEVAFIGRTSSGKSSLVNAIVNAMITPYGHLRGTTNSLRFYNIANRLLLVDCPGYGHYDSMCTPAIDAENAVRAMRAYLKACAAPGAVQRMQRHRRHGTSVATPHQPMRERSGKSTELDADGVEKDDNEVDGDRGCGGKEPLLLYQPRNIKRVFLCASAQGLQHLDYAYCDMLEAYQIPFTVVLTKTDAAPIRFLARLTDYTRSQLVRYIQCKEILLTSSLRIAGIDKVQELLGSFAVADDPLHGATADFSSIV; the protein is encoded by the coding sequence ATGCGATCAGCACCGTGTGCACGGCTTGCGACCGTGTATGGCGGGCTGCTGCACTCATCACGCTTGCTGTTGCAGCAGGGCTCGCGGCACAAGATCGTTATTCCCCCGCTGTCGACGTTAGGCGGTGACTCAGCTGGATCGTCGACCACGTCTTTTTCATCATCGCTCTCGCCCTACGCCAGGGAGTACGAACAGCACCGTCGCGTCAGCTCTGCCGTCGCGCCGTTCCTGCCAGCGGAGAgtgcggcggagctgcaacgtgcgcagcagctggacgCCTTTCGCGAAGGGAATGAGGCAGTAGTGGAAAAGCTGTGGCGGGACTCGAAGTCGCACCTgcgcaagcagcagaagctTGTGGAGGAGTACGGTGTGGATGGCGCCGTGCGCGAAACGCTACAGCCTAGTACCACCTCGTTTCGTGAgcaccttcgccagcggCCGCTTGACCGCGCCATCTTACAGGAGATTTACCTTGGCTTGCATGGCCGCCGCATTGAGAGGAAGCTAAAGCGCGGTGTCTCTTGGGAGCACTGGATTACGAAAGGCGACGGCACGGCACCGGTCTTTGACACATCGAGCAAAGCCCAACAAACTTTCGCGTTCGGCGGTAACATTCAGCaagcgcgctgcgccacccacccacagcACTTTCCCGTGTTGCTCAGCCACGCCGCAGTCAGTGCAACATCTTCCGCCACGGGCGGACCGGGAAAGCGAAGGTACAACACCAAGCAGCGCCAGAAGCAGCTTCAACACCAGCACCCTCCGCAGAAGTCAGTACCTCGGCTGCACCCTCGGCACAGCTTGCTGCCCGAAGTAGCATTCATCGGCCGTACGTCGAGTGGCAAGTCGTCCCTTGTGAATGCCATCGTGAACGCGATGATCACACCGTACGGTCACCTCCGCGGCACGACGAACTCACTGCGCTTTTACAACATTGCGAACCGCTTGTTGCTGGTGGACTGCCCCGGATATGGTCATTATGATTCGATGTGCACTCCCGCGATCGACGCCGAGAACGCCGTGCGGGCGATGCGGGCGTACCTGAAGGCATGCGCGGCACCCGGTGCTGTGCAGAGaatgcagcggcaccgccgccatggAACGTCAGTCGCGACTCCCCACCAGccgatgagggagagaagcggcaaGTCGACTGAGTTGGATGCAGACGGAGTGGAAAAGGATGACAATGAGGTCGACGGCGATCGTGGGTGTGGTGGTAAGGAGCCTCTCCTGCTGTACCAACCACGGAACATCAAgcgtgtgtttctctgcGCCTCCGCGCAGGGGTTACAGCACCTAGACTACGCATACTGCGACATGCTCGAGGCTTATCAGATACCTTTCACAGTGGTGCTGACCAAGACAGATGCGGCTCCCATCCGCTTCCTTGCCCGGCTCACAGACTACACGCGCAGCCAGCTCGTGCGCTACATCCAGTGCAAAGAGATTCTGCTGACGAGCTCGCTGCGCATTGCCGGGATCGACAAGGTGCAGGAGTTGCTAGGGAGTTTCGCTGTCGCTGATGATCCACTGCACGGCGCGACAGCAGACTTTAGCTCCATTGTGTAG
- a CDS encoding hypothetical protein (TriTrypDB/GeneDB-style sysID: LpmP.23.0900) gives MLKHTCHLLVVFTQGVPALKRFAQFNFLPSNPLSSSCLWLDEDDFRATQATASALNVPNPLRIDPYAHHPRLSRFAPAQARVTANQEERVRKTSDAKDRTHNGVVLARTVATHGAGLQAAHAAGAEVPDQLHTAADDYTAGHEVPTGPVPTDDHSGVGAQHSTEEATPLRHRRGRPPGNTVAAAEDVQHYQVPICTVTLTKSLYLFNMDQMYLFEEKGTAMSSLAAHRLGNAEVDGYDAEHVDAITALSPRDRGFPDSEGQLALSVGSPLPRDGSTIIPSEVAPLLWSREHHIMEGVRMLQLNFPNIASDQCSSQGFRRMYSIYSRRPYALMRQKALNILAHRHGYHSQWWGTYKQWLKIGAVPLPGQAEHIVPIAVPSKVVHISLIEDAATVLQRCLILAKHKKLIYFFSGYSDQLGSPESRGGDMGAQSPAHAWQPLRSLSCPGTPVDYGSRVHGFEKMLICMQEDMRVNRWSLPVYFTLRQIRRFELKLRPDAVGLLPASAGAAGAHYSHAAAEVVETENGKVSAADEGATTAADALATTDSASAASTECRGGRALPFGTATIPTTQSTMATARGSAETFQYWYHISQVYFPDSYLVPSVVLTAEFENPGVALNGVSGQRLPYPALLYESLVNQHPEVAAAVRQASVSAEASGTHHATSEVPHELTEHHGSADAQGALPVEGGSGRNQDIASPCASSAAGTFGSAYIKVDEEELAIARFVATNSSPKRTQGRSLWYQAQDVLAAGGVVDVNSAPVEVMERPAALWIGQTEAGSSDVLEHNNKGELRGAVLYNVGCLMEPDEALRLLSVPFDPI, from the coding sequence ATGCTGAAGCATACGTGCCACCTCTTGGTGGTCTTCACTCAAGGCGTCCCGGCTCTCAAACGCTTCGCTCAATTTAACTTTTTGCCCTCCAATCCGCTGTCATCCTCCTGTCTGTGgctggacgaggacgactTTCGCGCCACGCAGGCGACCGCGTCCGCCTTAAATGTGCCGAACCCTCTCCGCATCGATCCCTACGCCCATCACCCACGCCTGTCTCGCTTCGCTCCTGCACAGGCGAGGGTGACTGCCAAccaagaggagagagtgcgGAAGACTAGCGACGCTAAAGACAGGACACACAACGGCGTAGTCTTGGCAAGGACGGTGGCAACGCATGGGGCAGGTCTGCAAGCGGCAcatgctgccggtgccgaagTTCCAGATCAGTTACACACTGCAGCGGATGATTACACAGCGGGACACGAGGTGCCCACCGGGCCCGTGCCAACGGACGACCATTCAGGCGTCGGCGCTCAGCACAGTACGGAGGAGGCGaccccgctgcgccaccgccgagggCGACCGCCGGGGAATACAGTCGCAGCTGCGGAGGATGTGCAGCACTACCAGGTCCCCATCTGCACTGTTACACTCACAAAGTCGCTTTATCTCTTCAACATGGATCAGATGTACTTGTTCGAGGAAAAAGGCACTGCTATGTCTTCACTGGCTGCACATCGTCTTGGTAATGCAGAGGTGGACGGATACGATGCTGAGCACGTCGACGCTATTACTGCGTTGTCACCGCGGGACCGGGGCTTTCCCGACAGTGAAGGACAGCTTGCACTCTCGGTGGGTTCACCGCTACCTCGAGATGGGTCGACCATCATACCCAGTGAGGTAGCTCCGCTCCTGTGGTCTCGGGAGCATCACATCATGGAAGGCGTTCggatgctgcagctgaaTTTTCCAAACATTGCCAGCGATCAATGCAGCTCTCAAGGGTTCCGGCGTATGTATTCGATTTACTCACGCCGCCCGTACGCTTTAATGCGCCAGAAAGCCCTCAACATTCTCGCCCATCGTCACGGATACCACTCACAGTGGTGGGGCACCTATAAACAGTGGTTGAAGATTGGTGCCGTACCGCTACCTGGCCAAGCCGAGCACATTGTGCCGATTGCAGTTCCGTCCAAGGTGGTGCACATATCGCTGATCGAGGACGCCGCGACAGTGTTGCAGAGGTGCTTGATTTTAGCGAAGCACAAAAAACTTATCTATTTTTTCTCGGGTTATTCGGACCAACTCGGCTCCCCGgagagcagaggcggcgacaTGGGAGCGCAGTCGCCGGCCCATGCGTGGCAGCCACTGCGTTCGCTATCCTGCCCCGGCACCCCAGTGGATTACGGCAGTAGAGTGCACGGCTTTGAGAAGATGCTTATTTGTATGCAGGAGGACATGCGAGTCAACAGGTGGTCACTGCCCGTGTACTTCACCTTGCGACAGATCCGTAGGTTCGAGCTGAAGCTTCGCCCCGACGCTGTTGGGCTTCTGCCAGCGTCGGCTGGGGCGGCAGGCGCGCACTACAGtcacgccgctgctgaggtcGTCGAGACCGAGAACGGGAAGGTGAGTGCGGCTGACGAAGGTGCGACCACAGCGGCGGATGCACTGGCGACTACtgacagcgccagcgcagcatcgACAGAATGTCGGGGTGGCAGGGCTCTGCCGTTTGGTACTGCGACGATCCCTACCACACAGAGTACTATGGCGACAGCGCGGGGCTCTGCTGAGACGTTCCAGTACTGGTACCACATATCGCAGGTGTACTTCCCCGATTCTTATCTCGTGCCATCCGTCGTCCTAACAGCGGAGTTCGAAAACCCCGGCGTGGCACTGAATGGGGTGAGCGGCCAACGACTACCGTACCCTGCCCTGCTCTATGAGTCTTTGGTCAATCAGCATCCCGAAGTTGCCGCGGCCGTGCGACAGGCTTCCGTTTCAGCCGAGGCATCTGGAACGCACCACGCAACTTCGGAGGTGCCCCACGAGTTAACGGAGCACCACGGTAGTGCAGATGCTCAGGGAGCACTTCCAGTGGAGGGGGGCTCTGGCAGAAACCAGGATATAGCGTCGCCCTGTgcttcctccgctgctggcaCCTTCGGCTCCGCGTATATCAaggtggacgaggaggaactTGCGATTGCACGGTTCGTCGCTACGAACTCCTCACCTAAGCGCACGCAGGGGCGGTCCTTGTGGTACCAGGCTCAGGACGTGCTTGCCGCGGGTGGTGTGGTGGACGTGAACTCTGCGCCCGTCGAGGTGATGGAGCGACCGGCTGCGCTCTGGATTGGACAGACAGAGGCTGGCAGCTCCGACGTCTTAGAGCACAACAATAAAGGTGAATTACGGGGCGCTGTGTTGTACAACGTGGGGTGCTTGATGGAGCCGGATGAGGCTCTCCGCTTGCTCTCCGTGCCCTTCGACCCCATATGA
- the RBP38 gene encoding mitochondrial RNA binding protein, putative (TriTrypDB/GeneDB-style sysID: LpmP.23.0910), translated as MLRRLSLSVLVPRLAAGVVVTTADRTIVVFSQQHHILESNQRARNSPSNVWVEDWEVDRLGMKPESGALPTQLVLDKQLELFNFDQLLSPPEVMEAPKHSSYSSRKVYGERLQFELNDRAQRHSYQSKWWITRGQAYKENLQFKANARSSILLTKSQIKLFHSSQLSGGDALQQYPVSGGSRRVYSKKGDIFQLLQDHIKSNDFNSGLYFTRRQIEFFKLSPLPDQVPVVQEALTGDRHLIYNVDQLEDPHLALKTLQRAPVNVPTFLLSGEPIMSENTKKFPKTFRSNFWLTGRDAELYQWPIRESEKRRGVPFSSGTSSPVQYELFNVEQLSNPDEAFARAGLFIQ; from the coding sequence ATGCTCCGCCGCTTGTCTTTGTCTGTGCTCGTGCCGCGCTTGGCCGCTGGTGTCGTAGTCACCACTGCTGATCGCACCATTGTTGTCTtcagccagcagcaccacattCTGGAAAGCAACCAGCGGGCGCGCAACAGCCCTAGTAACGTGTGGGTCGAGGACTGGGAGGTGGATCGCCTAGGCATGAAGCCGGAGTCAGGTGCGCTGCCCACGCAGCTGGTTTTGGATaagcagctggagctgtTCAACTTCGACCAGCTCCTCTCGCCCCCAGAGGTGATGGAGGCGCCTAAGCACAGCAGCTACAGCAGCCGCAAGGTCTACGGTGAGCGGCTGCAGTTCGAGCTGAACGAccgcgcgcagcggcacagctACCAAAGCAAATGGTGGATCACCCGTGGCCAGGCGTACAAGGAGAACCTGCAGTTTAAGGCCAACGCGCGGTCGAGCATCCTCTTGACCAAGTCGCAGATCAAGCTCTTTCACTCCAGCCAGctcagcggtggcgacgcccTCCAGCAGTACCCCGTTAGTGGTGGCAGTCGTCGCGTGTACAGCAAGAAGGGAGATATATTCCAGCTTCTGCAGGACCACATCAAGTCGAACGACTTCAATAGCGGCCTGTACTTCACCCGCCGTCAGATAGAGTTCTTTAAgctctctccgctgccggATCAGGTGCCAGTGGTGCAGGAAGCCTTAACGGGCGACCGTCATCTTATCTACAATGTGGACCAGCTGGAGGACCCGCACCTGGCACTGAAGACACTGCAGCGTGCACCGGTGAATGTGCCGACTTTTCTGCTCTCTGGGGAGCCGATCATGTCAGAAAACACCAAGAAGTTCCCGAAGACGTTCCGCAGCAACTTCTGGCTGACCGGGCGTGATGCCGAGCTTTACCAGTGGCCCAtcagagagagcgaaaaacgCCGCGGTGTGCCGTTCAGCAGTGGGACCTCGTCCCCGGTTCAGTACGAGCTGTTCAATGTGGAGCAGCTGTCGAACCCCGATGAGGCATTTGCACGCGCGGGCCTGTTCATCCAGTAG
- a CDS encoding hypothetical protein (TriTrypDB/GeneDB-style sysID: LpmP.23.0920) — MWATLPPVVSVVTAADELTGVSVAAHTSGMLCESNTGSCPPFTTAATRRSRPYTVDASPVMSPCNASLVSDEHSASLNGSQSGYFHHTAFPPAAVGDGAACETAAPVAPSTVGRPWSRLAPLGFQDATPPLRQLHLERSSFSPLASPRPVEAPTPAPSSPAADFISESLTSRRAAAFPAKGVPDCGLSRSAGAYLSMSVVPVDTRPSPTLVSPCASSFHLVQPSFCTFEQTVVAAAAKNPARGAAYVSAVMRPSESLCAAPKSTPPPTSSDAMMGLGHPAPTGAAGSPNATYMAVNSFQGWSRVPLTAPVPTIAAGDVGAPPGAVIESEAQNNQALVPLVYPPCPTPAPHASAIVNGGALKHSSTPVSPLLNARGSTDCPASVSAALRTSFSMTPVCLSCSPPRHQGEGLLSHSRHAPPPSVWGVGGASLNSTGTAFTVATAGGMTALSPQTPPQIQHFASAKLSSSGSTNTSIGDVGHVHFQALGQPHSPPSLHSPSPRLSSHPSVGARTSPTQPDDSFISITLPNHNQSFYTGTAGRDSLHRSFLFPLNSPGVTAVAAGGVAYSVSDAGPSLEAGSILVDPFCSPALFELPELQPASQQLQGPQPSHQPHPQLQQPLLITPTAAAALSPPGPHLTVFSRSPQLASLDEALQPYASARDRCSSLSQSPALLQLSTCDLQSSVAAAAEASRNESVRNTSFFSPTVANLQWRCRFGESLSGSEKTLAFPDRRLQMTGSSAASAAAGCRRDGVSAKPSSMSISNSKLTPRPAYIVEWEQSLIAFQNRAESYYTFKNTCTETYLTLIEHNVDRFLVCYFSGGVIRPEKSLQEALTSRSGPAVSTAAHVLGWTNAGRSTAKEPSASVAGGGGIQKMLPGSKTLLRLGETGSKWLTKIGANLRRTAETPTPVSRESQTPLMSAGPASRATVTSADAVVSPQRCLGEDYSDCGTASMTVGAAGAGVAAMGGGVLGPTCTGPCDTDPFGAHMTPNTVPGRPTLPETRDSIPLTSTSRPPLPPQQHTELTADTCSTAPTNDMAFLEPVTAEEAEMQCLRQLGPYVANVVPETFMDARPCDGVLDQVRRNYAILLHTLQHVFLNPDGRSRRAADTSLPRVDQTPSSPAALTQTPLPTAATGLVDSSHSTAMDGLISQRIRQGLLLPTIQATWRDYLTPLECKAQELVQIAKTIIDPILGELQAPCDMSATCSAAAVSLSAPVSPVRDLPCDLPAAATTLAEGTSVFANATTNTDRSARETLRASWVDPVSRLIRLLGGDEEYLATIHRMDDEFVENGKAWQECSAQMRLPNMALSDYVPVYGLVLSRLHRLEMEHRTVLELWGGSAAGTQRRTYV; from the coding sequence ATGTGGGCGACACTGCCGCCTGTAGTGTctgtcgtcaccgccgctgatgAGCTTACCGGCGTGTCTGTGGCGGCACACACGTCTGGCATGCTGTGTGAGTCGAACACTGGCAGCTGCCCGCCCTTCACCACGGCCGCTACGCGGCGTAGTAGACCTTACACCGTTGATGCGTCCCCTGTAATGAGCCCATGCAATGCAAGCCTAGTCTCTGACGAGCATTCTGCGTCGTTGAACGGCTCTCAGAGCGGGTACTTTCATCACACTGCGTTCCCGCCAGCGGCggtcggcgacggcgccgcctgTGAGACCGCTGCGCCCGTAGCACCGTCAACAGTGGGTCGACCTTGGAGTAGGCTGGCTCCTCTGGGCTTCCAGGATGCGacgcctccgctgcggcagctccaCCTTGAACGTAGTTCTTTTTCGCCTCTAGCATCTCCGCGGCCTGTGGAGGCACCGacgccagcaccgtcgtcaCCGGCGGCGGACTTCATTTCGGAGTCGCTGACGTCCCGACGTGCCGCCGCTTTCCCTGCGAAGGGCGTGCCTGACTGCGGCCTGAGCAGAAGCGCCGGTGCTTATCTGTCGATGAGCGTCGTCCCAGTAGACACACGGCCGTCGCCCACTCTGGTCTCCCCATGTGCGTCCAGTTTTCACCTGGTGCAACCGTCTTTCTGCACCTTCGAGCAAACCGtggtggctgcggcagcgaaaaACCCTGCGCGTGGCGCCGCGTACGTATCCGCAGTGATGCGGCCCTCGGAGTCACTGTGCGCTGCCCCAAAGTCAACACCGCCGCCAACCAGTAGCGATGCCATGATGGGATTGGGGCACCCCGCGCCAACGGGAGCAGCTGGCAGTCCTAACGCCACCTACATGGCTGTGAATTCCTTTCAAGGCTGGTCGAGGGTTCCGCTCACTGCGCCTGTGCCAACTATTGCTGCGGGCGACGTTGGCGCGCCGCCGGGGGCCGTGATCGAGTCCGAGGCTCAGAATAATCAGGCTCTTGTGCCTCTTGTCTATCCGCCCTGTCCCACACCGGCGCCACACGCTTCAGCTATCGTCAACGGCGGCGCGCTCAAACATTCGTCAACGCCTGTCAGCCCCCTTTTGAACGCGCGAGGCAGCACAGACTGTCCGGCCAGCGTCAGTGCCGCTCTTCGAACGTCGTTTTCCATGACGCCTGTGTGCTTGAGCTGTTCGCCTCCAAGGCACCAAGGTGAAGGTCTGCTCTCTCACAGCCGTcatgcgccgccaccatcggtgtggggggtgggtggcgcATCGCTCAACAGTACCGGGACGGCATTTACTGTCGCTACTGCGGGAGGTATGACAGCTTTGTCCCCGCAGACACCACCGCAGATTCAGCACTTTGCCTCCGCCAAGCTtagcagtagcggcagcaccaaTACCAGCATTGGCGACGTGGGCCACGTGCACTTTCAGGCACTGGGCCAGCCACATTCCCCCCCATCGCTTCACTCCCCAAGTCCGAGGCTTTCTTCACATCCCAGCGTCGGCGCTAGGACGTCGCCGACGCAGCCGGACGACTCGTTTATCTCTATCACGTTGCCAAATCACAACCAAAGCTTTTATACGGGCACCGCCGGCAGAGACAGCTTGCACCGTagctttctttttcccttgAATTCACCAGGGGTCACAGCAGTAGCCGCCGGCGGCGTTGCCTACAGCGTGAGCGACGCCGGACCGTCCCTGGAGGCCGGCTCTATCCTGGTGGACCCCTTTTGCTCGCCAGCGCTCTTCGAGCTACCGGAGCTTCAGCCTGcctcacagcagctgcaaggCCCCCAACCGTCACATCAGCCGCACCCACAGCTACAGCAACCGCTACTAATCACgcccaccgcagcggcagcgttgtCGCCTCCAGGGCCTCACCTTACCGTCTTTTCGCGGAGTCCTCAGCTGGCCTCGCTCGATGAGGCGCTGCAACCGTACGCGTCGGCCAGGGacaggtgcagcagcctAAGCCAGTCCCcagccctgctgcagctaTCCACCTGTGATTTGCAGTCGtccgtggctgctgctgcggaggcgaGTCGTAACGAGTCCGTCAGGAACActtcctttttctcccccacGGTGGCAAACTtgcagtggcggtgccgaTTTGGGGAGTCCCTGTCTGGTTCTGAGAAGACGCTTGCCTTCCCCGATAGACGTTTGCAGATGACAGGAAGcagtgctgcctctgctgctgctggttgTAGGCGTGATGGTGTCAGTGCGAAGCCGTCGTCGATGTCAATTTCTAACTCCAAGCTGACACCTCGACCTGCGTACATCGTCGAGTGGGAGCAGAGCCTTATTGCCTTCCAGAATCGCGCGGAGAGTTACTATACCTTCAAGAACACTTGCACCGAGACATATTTGACACTCATCGAACACAATGTGGACCGTTTCCTTGTGTGCTACTTCAGCGGTGGAGTTATCAGGCCGGAGAAGTCGCTACAGGAAGCGTTGACGAGCCGATCTGGACCCGCCGTCAGCACTGCCGCTCATGTTCTCGGCTGGACTAATGCTGGCCGTTCGACTGCGAAGGAGCCGAGCGCTTCTGtggctggcggtggtggtatTCAGAAAATGCTACCGGGCAGCAAGACACTGCTGAGGCTAGGCGAGACCGGGTCGAAGTGGCTGACGAAGATAGGCGCAAACCTGCGGCGGACGGCTGAGACCCCAACACCGGTGTCCAGAGAGTCGCAGACGCCTCTCATGAGTGCTGGCCCTGCCAGCCGGGCCACGGTTACCTCTGCTGACGCAGTAGtgtcgccgcagcggtgTCTGGGAGAGGACTACTCGGATTGCGGCACCGCGTCGATGACTGTTGGtgcggcgggggcgggggtggcggcgATGGGGGGCGGGGTGCTGGGGCCCACCTGTACAGGCCCGTGTGACACGGACCCATTCGGCGCGCACATGACCCCCAACACTGTTCCAGGGCGGCCGACCTTGCCTGAAACCCGCGACTCGATTCCGTTGACTAGCACAAGCCGACCGCCACTCCCCCCACAGCAACACACCGAGCTGACCGCAGACACGTGCTCCACTGCTCCCACAAACGACATGGCATTTCTGGAGCCCGTTACCGCTGAGGAAGCCGAGATGCAGTGCCTGCGCCAGCTCGGCCCTTACGTGGCCAATGTGGTCCCAGAGACGTTCATGGATGCGCGGCCGTGCGACGGCGTTCTAGATCAGGTGCGCCGCAACTACGCCATTCTCTTGCACACTCTGCAGCACGTCTTCCTCAACCCCGACGGTCGCAGTAGGCGAGCTGCTGACACTTCCTTGCCTCGCGTGGACCAGACCCCGTCGTCGCCGGCCGCCCTTACGCAAACGCCTTTGCCGACGGCAGCCACCGGGTTGGTAGACTCTTCCCATTCTACAGCGATGGATGGGCTCATTTCCCAGCGCATTCGTCaagggctgctgctgcccactaTTCAGGCCACCTGGCGGGACTACTTGACTCCTCTTGAGTGCAAGGCACAGGAGCTGGTGCAGATCGCCAAGACAATCATTGACCCTATCCTGGGAGAGCTGCAAGCACCGTGTGACATGAGTGCCACTTGtagtgctgcggctgtgtcACTGTCAGCTCCAGTGAGCCCTGTAAGGGACCTGCCATGTGACttgccggccgccgccaccaccctcgCGGAGGGGACAAGTGTTTTCGCCAACGCAACGACGAACACCGATCGATCTGCTCGCGAAACCCTGCGAGCCTCGTGGGTAGACCCCGTCAGTCGACTGATCCGGCTTCTCGGAGGTGACGAGGAGTATCTTGCTACCATACACAGGATGGACGACGAGTTCGTCGAGAACGGCAAAGCGTGGCAGGAGTGCAGTGCGCAGATGCGACTGCCCAACATGGCGCTCAGCGACTACGTGCCCGTGTACGGGTTAGTACTCTCACGACTCCATCGACTAGAGATGGAGCACCGTACCGTGCTGGAGCTGTggggcggcagtgcagctggTACTCAACGTCGCACGTACGTATAG